GGTCTCCGCAGGCCAACCTGATCTTCGGCGGCGACTTCTTCCCGCTCTCCCCGTGGTGGTTCTTCGTCTTCCTGTTCGTGGGCGTGGGCGTGGCCGCGGGCGCGGGCATCCTCCTGGGCCTGCCCGTCCTCCGCCTCCACGGCGACTACCTCGCCCTCGTGACGCTGGGCTTCGGCGAGGTAATCCGTGTACTGGCCAACAACCTCGATAAGCCGATCAACTTCACCAACGGTCCCAAGGGCATCACGCCCATCGGGCGACCGCCCATCTTCTTCGCCCCCGCGCTGCGCGCCATCGGGATCGAGCCGGACCCGAACGTGATCTACCCGCTCTACCTCTACGCCCTCGTCCTGCTCATCGTCGGCGCGACGGTGCTGGTCAACCGGCGGCTGGAGGACTCCCACATCGGGCGCGCGTGGGAAGCCATACGTGAAGATCAAACCGCCGCGCAGGCCATGGGCGTGCCGCTGGTGCGCATGAAGCTCCTCGCCTTCGCCTGCGGCGCTTCCTTCGCGGGCGCGGTGGGTGTGCTCTTCTCCGCCAAGCAGATCTTCATCAACCCCGAGTCCTTCACCTTCATGGAGTCGATCGGCGTGCTCGCCATGATCATCCTGGGCGGCATGGGCTCGATTCCCGGCGCCATCCTGGGCGCCACGGTCGTGACCGTGCTCAACCTCCAGGTCCTCAAGGGCCTCTCGCTCTGGGTCAACGAGCTCCGCAACGCCGGCGTCGAGATCTTCGGCTACAACCTGGCCAACCTGCCGACCCAGCTTGAGCCGGCCAAGTACGAGCGCA
This Candidatus Methylomirabilota bacterium DNA region includes the following protein-coding sequences:
- a CDS encoding branched-chain amino acid ABC transporter permease; this encodes MIKTLLDKPVPGTILVVALLGVTAWGVASYPRSIVVFMLFQASIFLLYFARMPRWLKASLTLGTLGVLMPVLGTINAYYMEIAIQVGIFVALALGLNIVVGLAGLLDLGYVAFFAVGAYSWAIFGSPQANLIFGGDFFPLSPWWFFVFLFVGVGVAAGAGILLGLPVLRLHGDYLALVTLGFGEVIRVLANNLDKPINFTNGPKGITPIGRPPIFFAPALRAIGIEPDPNVIYPLYLYALVLLIVGATVLVNRRLEDSHIGRAWEAIREDQTAAQAMGVPLVRMKLLAFACGASFAGAVGVLFSAKQIFINPESFTFMESIGVLAMIILGGMGSIPGAILGATVVTVLNLQVLKGLSLWVNELRNAGVEIFGYNLANLPTQLEPAKYERMVFGLILVLMMIFRPQGILPARRRTRELSEP